From Humibacter ginsenosidimutans, a single genomic window includes:
- the aroB gene encoding 3-dehydroquinate synthase — protein sequence MTEQSTQLRVTGANEYAITVGRGIRFGAAELLGPGVRKVLVVHQPTLAAAASELRASLADTYEVLLAEIPDAEAAKRVEVAAFCWQIMGQADFTRTDAVIGFGGGAATDLAGFVAATWLRGVKLVQIPTTVLGMVDAAIGGKTGINTAEGKNLVGAFYAPASVLCDLDTLDALPRNDVLAGYAEIVKAGFIWAPEILDNIEADLETAVDPHSDVFRRNLELAIDMKAKVVSEDFREAGLREILNYGHTLGHAIEHAERYQWRHGAAVAIGMVYAAELARLSGRLSDAVADRHRSILESLTLPVSYPAGRWQTLLATMQRDKKARGGTLRFIVLDDLARPTVMQAPDPSLMFAAYQEIAS from the coding sequence ATGACCGAACAGAGCACGCAGCTGCGGGTGACCGGAGCGAACGAGTACGCGATCACGGTGGGTCGGGGCATCCGCTTCGGCGCCGCCGAACTGCTCGGCCCCGGCGTACGCAAGGTGCTCGTGGTGCACCAGCCCACGCTCGCCGCCGCGGCGTCCGAGCTGCGCGCGTCGCTCGCCGACACCTACGAGGTGCTGCTCGCCGAGATTCCGGACGCCGAGGCCGCCAAGCGCGTCGAGGTCGCCGCGTTCTGCTGGCAGATCATGGGTCAGGCCGACTTCACCCGCACCGACGCCGTCATCGGCTTCGGCGGGGGAGCGGCGACCGATCTCGCCGGCTTCGTCGCCGCCACCTGGCTGCGTGGCGTGAAGCTCGTACAGATCCCCACGACGGTGCTGGGCATGGTGGATGCCGCGATCGGCGGCAAGACCGGTATCAACACCGCGGAGGGCAAGAACCTCGTCGGCGCCTTCTACGCACCGGCCAGCGTGCTGTGCGACCTCGACACGCTCGACGCGCTGCCCCGCAACGACGTGCTGGCCGGATACGCCGAGATCGTGAAGGCCGGATTCATCTGGGCGCCGGAGATCCTCGACAACATCGAGGCCGACCTCGAGACCGCTGTTGATCCGCACAGCGACGTGTTCCGCCGCAACCTCGAGCTCGCGATCGACATGAAGGCGAAGGTCGTCAGCGAGGACTTCCGCGAGGCCGGCTTGCGCGAGATCCTCAACTACGGCCACACGCTCGGGCACGCCATCGAGCACGCCGAGCGGTACCAGTGGCGGCACGGGGCGGCCGTCGCCATCGGAATGGTCTACGCCGCGGAACTGGCGCGACTGAGCGGGCGGCTGTCGGATGCCGTGGCGGACCGGCACCGGAGCATCCTCGAGTCGCTCACGCTGCCGGTGAGCTACCCGGCCGGGCGCTGGCAGACCCTGCTGGCGACCATGCAGCGCGACAAGAAGGCGCGTGGCGGCACGCTGCGCTTCATCGTGCTCGACGACCTCGCACGGCCGACCGTGATGCAGGCGCCGGACCCGAGCCTGATGTTCGCTGCCTACCAAGAGATCGCGTCGTGA
- a CDS encoding DUF948 domain-containing protein, with protein MSGGDIAGLIAAGVFAVLVALLAVPLVKLGKVFDQTTDSIKDVSDGITPILEETTETLRETNKQLARVDAITRNVQDVTGNVSALIALFAATVGGPLIKLAGFSAAVRAAFRFGRPRKGDHAE; from the coding sequence GTGTCAGGTGGAGACATCGCAGGGCTGATCGCCGCCGGAGTGTTCGCGGTGCTCGTCGCCTTGCTCGCTGTTCCGCTCGTGAAGCTGGGCAAGGTCTTCGACCAGACCACGGACTCGATCAAGGACGTCAGTGACGGCATCACCCCGATTCTCGAGGAGACGACCGAGACGCTCCGCGAGACGAACAAGCAGCTGGCCAGGGTGGATGCCATCACCCGCAACGTGCAGGACGTCACCGGCAACGTGTCGGCGCTCATCGCTCTGTTCGCCGCCACGGTCGGCGGGCCCCTCATCAAGCTCGCGGGCTTCAGCGCCGCGGTGCGGGCGGCGTTCCGGTTCGGACGGCCGCGCAAGGGCGACCACGCGGAGTGA
- the alaS gene encoding alanine--tRNA ligase yields the protein MQTAPLSTAEIRRRFLDFFAERGHTIVPSASLVSDDPTLLFTIAGMVPFVPYLTGLVPPPYPRIADSQKCIRTLDIDEVGKTPRHGTFFQMLGNWSFGDYFKKDAITFAWELLTTPEDEGGLGFDPNDLWVTVYEDDDEARGYWREVAGLPDERIQGLGKDTNYWSTGVPGPAGPCSEIFFDRGPAYGIDGGPATDDDRYVEIWNLVFMQYLRGEGTGKADFEIIGELPKKNVDTGMGLERVAFIKQGVENFYEIDEVRPVLDKAAEISGKAYGANHEDDVRMRVVADHVRSALMLMSDGVTPSNEGRGYILRRLLRRTVRAMRLLGVETATFPALFAESRDAMKATYPEVATDYDRISHLAFSEEDTFLRTLASGTTILDTAVSNTKAAGKSQLAGDTAFLLHDTYGFPIDLTLEIAEEAGLSVDRSAFDALMAEQKSKAKADARAKKRAIADLSVYSDLRGKGETVFTGYTELQTESRVLGIIVDGVSVPRASEGQVAEIILAETALYAESGGQDADQGVIVGPGYELEVLDVQKPVKGLISHTVQVTRGEVGVDDIATSVVDADYRRGARQAHSGTHIIHAALRQVLGPNAHQSGSYNKAGYLRLDFSWNQGLSPETRSEIEEISNNAIRDDLEVITRELPLDEAKALGAMALFGEKYGDVVRVVDIGGPWSRELCAGTHVSSSSEIGMINLISESSVGSTNRRVESLVGIEAFRDLAAERAIVAQLSGSLKTPREQLPERINDLVASLKAAEKKIAAFEARAVLDRVPALLEKADRAGAVRLVAENAGTLGSSDDLRLLVTTVRERLGSDPAVVALAAVVGDRPVVIVATNQAARDSGAKAGALAKGAASVLGGGGGGKDDLAQGGGSDASAIDAALTSVRSALGG from the coding sequence ATGCAGACCGCACCCCTCTCGACGGCAGAGATCCGACGCCGCTTTCTGGACTTCTTCGCCGAGCGCGGCCACACCATCGTGCCGTCGGCCTCGCTCGTCAGCGATGACCCGACCCTCCTGTTCACGATCGCCGGCATGGTGCCGTTCGTGCCGTATCTCACCGGTCTCGTGCCGCCGCCGTATCCGCGCATCGCCGACTCGCAGAAGTGCATCCGCACGCTCGACATCGACGAGGTCGGCAAGACACCCCGCCACGGCACCTTCTTCCAGATGCTCGGCAACTGGTCGTTCGGCGACTACTTCAAGAAGGACGCGATCACGTTCGCCTGGGAGCTTCTGACCACTCCCGAGGACGAAGGCGGTCTCGGGTTCGATCCCAACGATCTGTGGGTCACGGTCTACGAAGACGACGACGAGGCGCGCGGCTACTGGCGGGAGGTCGCCGGCCTTCCCGACGAGCGCATCCAGGGCCTCGGCAAGGACACGAACTACTGGTCGACCGGTGTTCCGGGACCGGCCGGACCGTGTTCAGAGATCTTCTTCGACCGCGGCCCCGCATACGGGATCGACGGGGGACCTGCCACCGACGACGACCGGTACGTCGAGATCTGGAACCTCGTGTTCATGCAGTACCTGCGTGGCGAGGGAACGGGCAAGGCCGACTTCGAGATCATCGGCGAGCTGCCGAAGAAGAACGTCGACACGGGCATGGGCCTGGAGCGCGTGGCCTTCATCAAGCAGGGCGTCGAGAACTTCTACGAGATCGACGAGGTGCGTCCGGTTCTCGACAAGGCCGCCGAGATCAGCGGCAAGGCCTACGGTGCGAACCACGAGGACGATGTGCGGATGCGCGTGGTCGCCGATCACGTGCGCAGCGCGCTCATGCTCATGTCCGACGGTGTCACGCCATCGAACGAGGGCCGCGGATACATCCTGCGACGTCTGCTTCGCCGCACCGTGCGCGCGATGCGCCTGCTCGGCGTGGAGACGGCGACCTTCCCCGCACTGTTCGCGGAGTCGCGTGACGCGATGAAGGCGACCTATCCCGAGGTCGCCACCGACTACGACCGGATCTCGCACCTGGCGTTCTCCGAAGAGGACACGTTCCTGCGCACGCTCGCCAGCGGAACGACGATCCTCGACACCGCGGTGTCGAACACCAAGGCGGCAGGCAAGTCGCAGCTCGCAGGCGACACCGCGTTCCTGCTGCACGACACCTACGGGTTCCCGATCGACCTCACCCTCGAGATCGCCGAGGAGGCGGGGCTCTCCGTCGACCGTTCGGCGTTCGACGCGCTGATGGCCGAGCAGAAGTCGAAGGCGAAGGCCGATGCCCGCGCCAAGAAGCGCGCGATCGCCGACCTCTCGGTCTACAGCGATCTGCGCGGCAAGGGCGAGACCGTCTTCACCGGGTACACCGAGCTGCAGACGGAGTCGCGGGTGCTGGGCATCATCGTCGACGGGGTGTCGGTGCCGCGGGCATCCGAGGGCCAGGTCGCCGAGATCATCCTCGCCGAGACCGCCCTCTACGCGGAGTCTGGCGGACAGGACGCCGACCAGGGCGTGATCGTCGGCCCCGGCTACGAGCTCGAGGTTCTCGATGTGCAGAAGCCCGTCAAGGGGCTGATCAGCCACACCGTGCAGGTGACGCGCGGCGAGGTCGGCGTCGACGACATCGCGACGAGCGTGGTGGATGCCGACTACCGCAGGGGCGCGCGTCAGGCGCACTCCGGCACCCACATCATCCATGCAGCGCTGCGTCAGGTGCTGGGCCCGAACGCCCACCAGTCCGGTTCGTACAACAAGGCCGGCTACCTGCGGCTCGACTTCTCCTGGAACCAGGGACTCTCGCCGGAGACGCGCAGCGAGATCGAGGAGATCTCGAACAACGCGATCCGCGACGATCTCGAGGTGATCACGCGCGAGCTGCCGCTCGACGAGGCGAAGGCGCTCGGCGCCATGGCCCTGTTCGGCGAGAAGTACGGCGACGTCGTGCGCGTGGTGGATATCGGCGGCCCATGGTCGCGCGAGCTGTGCGCCGGAACGCACGTGAGCTCCAGCTCCGAGATCGGCATGATCAACCTGATCAGCGAGTCGTCGGTGGGGTCGACCAACCGGCGGGTCGAGTCGCTGGTGGGCATCGAGGCGTTCCGCGACCTGGCCGCAGAGCGCGCCATCGTGGCGCAGCTCAGCGGCAGCTTGAAGACGCCGAGGGAGCAGCTGCCCGAGCGCATCAATGATCTCGTGGCGAGCCTCAAGGCTGCGGAGAAGAAGATCGCCGCGTTCGAGGCACGCGCGGTGTTGGACAGGGTTCCCGCTTTGCTGGAGAAGGCCGACCGCGCCGGTGCCGTACGCCTCGTCGCCGAGAACGCAGGCACGCTCGGCTCGTCCGACGATCTGCGTCTGCTCGTCACCACGGTGCGCGAGCGACTCGGTTCCGATCCGGCCGTCGTTGCGCTGGCCGCCGTCGTGGGCGACAGGCCCGTCGTGATCGTGGCCACGAACCAGGCCGCGCGAGACTCGGGCGCGAAGGCCGGTGCCCTCGCCAAGGGCGCGGCGTCCGTGCTCGGCGGCGGAGGAGGCGGCAAGGACGACCTCGCCCAGGGCGGCGGGTCGGATGCCTCGGCGATCGACGCGGCGCTGACGTCCGTGCGCAGCGCACTGGGAGGGTAG
- the mltG gene encoding endolytic transglycosylase MltG, which yields MTRREAREREARLAAQQTGEIGVQNPAETVPDADPHGSFWAGLNAEEAVEEPTQTSGGDHGRPPHAWASLDYPTDGKDARPTRPKRKRRWLTVTIVTVVILGLLGGGAVFVWNAFQPQVQKLLAMNEPNDYTGSGTTPVTITIHDGDTGSSVADTLAKAGVVKTSDAFYTLLLHTKPDPVFQPGVYKVKKQMSAKSALAALQDPKNKLERTITITEGETEAQILPELAKITGVSLADLQAAAKPADFGLPAQAKNLDGFLFPATYTFDPGVDAKAVITTLVNRANQAFDDDGVTAAERWNTVILASIVQKEAGSDADMGKVARVFTNRIAQGMRLQSDATVAYGAGVKTVFTTDAERNDANNPYNTYAHDGLPVGPISNPGDAAIKAALQPTPGSWLYFVTINLKTGETAFSTTQAEHDAAVAQLQAWCNASAANDAYCQ from the coding sequence ATGACACGCAGGGAGGCTCGGGAGCGGGAGGCCCGTCTGGCGGCTCAGCAGACCGGCGAGATCGGCGTGCAGAACCCGGCGGAAACGGTACCCGATGCCGATCCGCACGGCTCGTTCTGGGCGGGACTCAACGCGGAGGAGGCCGTCGAGGAGCCGACACAGACATCCGGCGGAGATCACGGCAGGCCACCGCACGCCTGGGCCAGTCTCGACTACCCGACCGACGGCAAGGATGCCCGCCCTACGCGCCCGAAGCGCAAGCGCCGCTGGTTGACGGTCACCATCGTCACCGTGGTCATCCTCGGCCTGCTCGGCGGGGGAGCGGTCTTCGTCTGGAACGCGTTCCAGCCCCAGGTGCAGAAGCTGCTCGCCATGAACGAGCCGAACGACTACACGGGATCCGGAACGACTCCGGTGACCATCACCATCCACGACGGCGACACGGGCAGCTCGGTCGCCGACACGCTGGCCAAGGCGGGTGTGGTCAAGACCTCCGACGCGTTCTACACACTCCTGCTGCACACCAAGCCCGACCCCGTGTTCCAGCCCGGCGTCTACAAGGTCAAGAAGCAGATGAGCGCGAAGTCCGCGCTCGCGGCGCTGCAGGATCCGAAGAACAAGCTCGAGCGCACGATCACCATCACAGAGGGCGAGACCGAGGCGCAGATCCTGCCGGAGCTGGCGAAGATCACCGGGGTGTCGCTCGCCGATCTCCAGGCCGCCGCGAAGCCCGCGGACTTCGGTCTTCCCGCCCAGGCGAAGAACCTCGACGGGTTCCTCTTCCCCGCCACGTACACCTTCGACCCGGGAGTCGATGCGAAGGCCGTGATCACGACGCTCGTGAATCGGGCGAACCAGGCGTTCGACGATGACGGCGTGACCGCCGCCGAACGCTGGAACACCGTGATCCTTGCCTCGATCGTGCAGAAGGAGGCGGGCAGCGACGCCGACATGGGCAAGGTCGCCAGGGTCTTCACGAACCGGATCGCCCAGGGCATGCGGCTGCAGTCCGACGCCACCGTCGCCTACGGCGCGGGCGTGAAGACCGTGTTCACCACCGACGCGGAGCGCAACGACGCCAACAATCCGTACAACACCTATGCGCACGACGGGCTGCCCGTCGGTCCGATCTCGAACCCGGGGGACGCCGCGATCAAGGCTGCGCTGCAGCCAACGCCCGGTTCGTGGCTGTACTTCGTCACCATCAACCTCAAGACGGGGGAGACGGCGTTCTCCACGACGCAGGCCGAACACGATGCGGCCGTGGCCCAGCTGCAGGCGTGGTGCAACGCGAGCGCGGCGAATGATGCTTACTGCCAGTGA
- the ruvX gene encoding Holliday junction resolvase RuvX — protein sequence MRSGVRIGVDVGRARIGVSRSDPDGMLALPVETVARVDDGGDVARIQALVTEFGAAEIIVGLPLSLSGAHTASTDDAIEFASRLSNACALPVRLVDERLSTVSAQSALHASGRTTRNSRSVVDQAAATVILQHALDTERSSGRPPGELVSTSPAN from the coding sequence GTGCGCAGCGGCGTGCGCATCGGTGTCGATGTCGGCAGGGCACGCATCGGCGTGAGCCGCAGCGACCCGGACGGGATGCTCGCCCTGCCGGTGGAGACGGTGGCTCGCGTCGACGACGGCGGCGATGTGGCGCGCATCCAGGCGCTTGTCACGGAATTCGGAGCGGCGGAGATTATCGTCGGTCTTCCGTTGTCGCTCTCGGGAGCGCACACGGCGTCGACGGACGATGCGATCGAGTTCGCGTCCCGTCTGTCGAATGCGTGTGCACTGCCGGTACGGCTCGTCGACGAACGGCTGTCGACGGTGTCGGCGCAGAGTGCGCTGCATGCGTCGGGACGCACTACGCGGAACTCCCGGTCTGTGGTCGACCAGGCCGCTGCCACGGTAATTTTGCAGCACGCCCTCGACACCGAACGCTCGAGCGGCCGGCCGCCGGGCGAGCTCGTGAGCACGAGTCCCGCGAACTGA
- the efp gene encoding elongation factor P, with the protein MASDTADIRNGAVLNIDGQLWTVIEFQHVKPGKGGAFVRTKLKNVVSGKVVDRTYNAGTKLEFENVDRRDYQYLYSDGDGFVFMDTSDYDQFTVPSSIVGDAANFMLENQNVTIAMNNGNPLYVELPASVVLEITYTEPGLQGDRSTGGTKPATVETGYQIQVPLFLETGTKVKVDTRTGDYLGRVND; encoded by the coding sequence ATGGCATCCGATACCGCTGACATTCGCAACGGCGCCGTTCTCAACATCGACGGCCAGCTCTGGACCGTGATCGAGTTCCAGCACGTCAAGCCGGGCAAGGGCGGCGCGTTCGTGCGCACCAAGCTCAAGAACGTGGTCAGCGGCAAGGTCGTCGATCGCACGTACAACGCCGGCACGAAGCTCGAGTTCGAGAATGTCGACCGCCGCGACTATCAGTACCTGTACAGCGATGGCGACGGCTTCGTGTTCATGGACACGAGCGACTACGACCAGTTCACGGTTCCCTCCTCGATCGTCGGCGACGCCGCGAACTTCATGCTCGAGAACCAGAACGTGACCATCGCGATGAACAACGGCAACCCGCTCTACGTCGAGCTGCCGGCATCCGTCGTGCTCGAGATCACCTACACCGAGCCGGGCCTGCAGGGCGACCGCTCGACCGGCGGCACCAAGCCCGCCACCGTCGAGACCGGATACCAGATCCAGGTTCCGCTGTTCCTCGAGACCGGCACCAAGGTCAAGGTCGACACCCGCACGGGCGACTACCTCGGCCGCGTCAACGACTAG
- a CDS encoding GNAT family N-acetyltransferase produces the protein MRQDEWRQSRDLRLDALRDPDAAIAFLDTYERASTQSDEFWAERTANASEGAGAAQFVAEHDGALVGTVTVLIREAGAIDHLDRAVDDARADVVGVFVRPSHRGDGTIDALFDAAATWAGDVGAIVMTLDVHEENARARAAYLRNGFTPTGETIAGPIGPEIVMARPVGRE, from the coding sequence GTGCGGCAGGACGAGTGGCGGCAGTCACGCGACCTCCGGCTGGACGCGCTGCGAGATCCGGACGCCGCCATCGCGTTCCTCGACACGTATGAGCGCGCATCGACGCAGTCTGACGAGTTCTGGGCAGAGCGCACTGCGAACGCGTCCGAGGGCGCCGGCGCCGCACAGTTCGTCGCGGAGCACGACGGCGCCTTGGTCGGGACGGTCACGGTGCTGATTCGGGAAGCAGGCGCGATCGATCATCTCGACCGTGCCGTCGACGATGCCAGAGCGGATGTCGTGGGCGTGTTCGTGCGGCCCTCGCATCGCGGCGACGGCACGATCGATGCCCTGTTCGACGCCGCGGCCACGTGGGCCGGCGACGTCGGAGCGATCGTCATGACGCTCGACGTGCACGAGGAGAACGCCCGAGCCCGAGCCGCGTACCTCCGCAACGGCTTCACGCCGACGGGCGAGACGATCGCCGGGCCGATCGGGCCGGAGATCGTGATGGCACGGCCTGTCGGCCGGGAGTGA
- the aroC gene encoding chorismate synthase, with the protein MLRWLTAGESHGPELVAVLEGLPAGVPVSMDAVRADLARRKLGYGRGARMKFEQDALAFSGGVRHGLSMGSPIALRIGNTEWPKWVDVMSPEPVDAEKLATGRGAALTRPRPGHADLVGMQKYGFDEARPVLERASARETAARVALGAIAKAFLAELGVRLVSHTLSIGPVRVPEGSAVPGPDDVDTLDADPLRCFDPATSEAMVAEVDAAHKDGDTLGGVVEVLAYGVPVGLGSHVQWDRKIDGRLAQALMSIQAIKGVEVGDGFETTRRRGSAAHDELVTDGDTISRTSGKAGGTEGGMTTGTVLRVRAGMKPIATIPHALRTVDIATGDAAPAHHQRSDVCAVPAAGVVAEAMVALVLADAVLEKFGGDSVAETRRNLSGYLESIPAALHTETVRA; encoded by the coding sequence ATGCTTCGCTGGCTCACCGCAGGGGAATCCCACGGCCCCGAACTCGTCGCCGTTCTCGAGGGGCTTCCCGCAGGGGTGCCCGTCTCGATGGATGCCGTGCGCGCCGATCTCGCGCGCCGCAAGCTCGGCTATGGCCGCGGCGCGCGCATGAAGTTCGAGCAGGACGCGCTGGCCTTCTCCGGCGGCGTGCGGCACGGTCTCAGCATGGGCAGCCCGATCGCGCTGCGCATCGGCAACACGGAGTGGCCCAAGTGGGTCGACGTGATGAGCCCGGAGCCGGTCGACGCCGAGAAGCTCGCCACCGGCCGCGGCGCAGCCCTGACGCGCCCTCGTCCGGGGCACGCCGACCTGGTCGGCATGCAGAAGTACGGCTTCGACGAAGCACGTCCCGTGCTCGAGCGTGCGAGCGCCAGAGAGACCGCAGCACGCGTCGCGCTCGGCGCGATCGCCAAGGCGTTCCTCGCCGAACTCGGCGTGCGCCTCGTGAGCCACACGCTGTCGATCGGACCGGTGCGCGTTCCCGAGGGCTCGGCGGTGCCCGGTCCCGACGACGTCGACACTCTCGACGCCGATCCGCTGCGCTGCTTCGATCCCGCGACCTCGGAAGCCATGGTCGCCGAGGTGGATGCCGCGCACAAAGACGGTGACACGCTCGGCGGCGTCGTCGAGGTGCTCGCCTACGGCGTTCCGGTCGGCCTCGGCTCGCACGTGCAGTGGGACCGCAAGATCGACGGGCGCCTCGCACAGGCGCTCATGAGCATCCAGGCCATCAAGGGCGTCGAGGTCGGCGACGGCTTCGAGACCACGAGGCGACGCGGCTCGGCGGCGCACGACGAGCTCGTCACCGACGGCGACACCATCTCGCGCACGAGCGGCAAGGCCGGCGGCACAGAGGGCGGCATGACGACCGGCACCGTGCTGCGGGTGCGCGCGGGCATGAAGCCCATCGCCACGATTCCGCACGCTCTGCGCACCGTCGACATCGCCACCGGCGATGCGGCCCCCGCCCACCACCAGCGTTCCGACGTCTGCGCCGTTCCGGCGGCCGGTGTGGTGGCCGAGGCGATGGTGGCGCTCGTGCTCGCGGACGCCGTGCTCGAGAAGTTCGGCGGGGATTCGGTCGCAGAGACCCGCCGCAACCTCAGCGGCTACCTCGAGAGCATCCCTGCCGCACTGCACACGGAGACCGTGCGCGCGTGA
- a CDS encoding shikimate dehydrogenase family protein, which yields MMLTASDGRRELAVLGSPIAHSKSPVLHATAYEALGLPWSYDRAEVVPDTLRDYVESRPADWRGLSLTMPLKQSVLPLVASLDESARLTGAANTILFDTDAGGGRLLRGFNTDVPGIVRALAAAGTPSARQVLVWGGGATAASAVMAAAELGAEQITVQVRTPSRAQSLIELGRSVGLRVQITRFGEGPATRPDLVISTLPGSAGSDGAAGSVVRGEEVARAAADGVLLLDVAYDPWPTDIVKAWSLSGKAGNGHANVLSGLAMLVHQALLQVRIFVTGDPEIPLPREASVLAAMLTAVGLDASGRPL from the coding sequence ATGATGCTTACTGCCAGTGACGGGCGGCGCGAACTGGCCGTGCTCGGCTCGCCGATCGCCCACTCGAAGTCTCCGGTGCTGCATGCCACCGCGTACGAGGCCCTCGGACTTCCATGGTCGTACGACCGCGCAGAGGTCGTGCCGGACACCCTGCGCGACTATGTGGAATCACGGCCCGCTGACTGGCGCGGCCTCTCGCTCACCATGCCGCTCAAGCAGTCAGTGCTGCCCCTGGTGGCCTCGCTCGACGAGTCTGCGCGACTCACCGGTGCCGCCAACACCATCCTCTTCGACACGGATGCCGGTGGCGGCAGACTGCTCCGCGGCTTCAACACCGACGTGCCCGGCATCGTGCGCGCCCTCGCCGCCGCCGGAACCCCGAGTGCGCGGCAGGTGCTCGTGTGGGGCGGAGGTGCCACCGCGGCATCCGCGGTGATGGCGGCGGCCGAACTCGGCGCAGAGCAGATCACTGTGCAGGTACGCACGCCGTCACGTGCCCAGTCCCTCATCGAACTGGGCCGCTCGGTGGGCCTGCGGGTTCAGATCACGCGGTTCGGCGAGGGGCCAGCCACTCGTCCCGACCTCGTGATCAGCACGCTCCCGGGTTCGGCGGGTTCGGACGGCGCAGCGGGGTCTGTCGTGCGAGGCGAAGAGGTGGCACGGGCCGCGGCGGACGGCGTCCTCCTGCTCGACGTCGCCTACGATCCGTGGCCGACGGACATCGTGAAGGCGTGGAGCCTGTCGGGCAAGGCGGGGAACGGGCACGCGAACGTGCTCTCCGGCCTGGCGATGCTCGTGCACCAGGCGCTGTTGCAGGTTCGCATCTTCGTGACGGGGGATCCGGAGATTCCGTTGCCGCGCGAGGCATCCGTGCTGGCGGCCATGCTCACCGCCGTGGGTCTCGACGCGTCGGGTCGTCCTCTCTGA
- the nusB gene encoding transcription antitermination factor NusB, with protein sequence MSARSKARKRAIDILYSADVRGIPFAKALADEAQRAANEPAREASWLYAREIVDGVIDHSDEIDELIETYAQGWTLERMPAVDRAILRMSAWEMLYNPAVPDGVAISEAVEQATLLSTDDSAKFVNGLLAKIGAAVTH encoded by the coding sequence ATGAGCGCCCGCAGCAAGGCGCGCAAACGCGCCATCGACATTCTCTACAGCGCCGACGTGCGCGGCATCCCGTTCGCCAAGGCCCTGGCCGACGAGGCGCAGCGCGCGGCGAACGAGCCGGCTCGTGAAGCGTCCTGGCTCTACGCACGCGAGATCGTCGACGGCGTGATCGACCACAGCGACGAGATCGACGAGTTGATCGAGACGTACGCCCAGGGCTGGACCCTCGAGCGGATGCCCGCTGTCGACCGCGCCATTCTGCGGATGAGTGCGTGGGAGATGCTGTACAACCCTGCAGTGCCCGACGGCGTCGCCATCTCGGAGGCCGTCGAGCAGGCCACGCTGCTGTCGACGGACGACTCTGCGAAGTTCGTCAACGGGCTGCTCGCCAAGATCGGCGCCGCGGTCACGCACTGA
- a CDS encoding type II 3-dehydroquinate dehydratase has protein sequence MTDTPRRLLLVNGPNLNLLGVREPGIYGTETLADIETLVTNTAAGLGFQVRAVQSNHEGVLIDAIHASREDCAGIVINPGGLTHTSVVLRDALTGVALPVAEVHISDVNAREEFRRFSYVRDIAAVHVVGEGVAGYATATTKLIEAIAGLGEG, from the coding sequence GTGACCGACACCCCTCGCCGACTCCTGCTCGTCAACGGGCCCAACCTCAACCTGCTCGGCGTTCGCGAGCCAGGCATCTACGGCACGGAGACGCTGGCCGACATCGAGACGCTCGTGACGAACACCGCCGCCGGTCTCGGATTTCAGGTGCGCGCCGTGCAGAGCAACCACGAGGGCGTGCTGATCGACGCCATCCACGCGTCACGCGAGGACTGCGCCGGCATCGTCATCAATCCCGGCGGACTCACCCACACATCCGTGGTGCTGCGGGATGCCCTCACCGGCGTCGCGCTGCCCGTCGCCGAGGTGCACATCTCCGACGTCAACGCCAGGGAGGAGTTCCGTCGCTTCTCCTATGTGCGCGACATCGCCGCCGTGCACGTCGTCGGCGAAGGCGTCGCCGGCTATGCCACCGCGACGACGAAGCTCATCGAGGCGATCGCGGGCCTCGGGGAGGGCTGA
- a CDS encoding shikimate kinase codes for MTVVLIGPPAAGKTRVGKRLARSLGETFIDTDAVIVAKYGPISGIFAERGEEAFRAIERDVVAEALALGGVVSFGGGAVLDPRTQADLAAAKVVLLTVSPEVIAARINDGKRPLVQSVESWRALVEKRMPLYESLADYRADTSRRPITTIVDEIAEWVQEQERTQA; via the coding sequence GTGACCGTCGTGCTGATCGGCCCGCCAGCGGCAGGCAAGACACGGGTCGGCAAGCGTCTGGCCAGAAGCCTCGGCGAGACGTTCATCGACACGGATGCCGTGATCGTCGCCAAGTACGGACCGATCTCCGGGATCTTCGCCGAGCGCGGCGAAGAGGCGTTCCGCGCCATCGAGCGCGACGTGGTAGCGGAGGCGCTGGCGCTCGGCGGCGTGGTCTCGTTCGGCGGGGGAGCGGTGCTCGATCCGCGCACCCAGGCCGACCTCGCCGCAGCGAAGGTCGTGCTGCTCACGGTGTCGCCGGAGGTCATCGCCGCGCGCATCAACGACGGCAAACGACCGCTCGTGCAGAGCGTGGAGTCGTGGCGGGCGCTCGTGGAGAAACGGATGCCGCTGTACGAGTCGCTCGCGGACTATCGCGCCGACACGTCACGGCGGCCGATCACGACCATCGTCGACGAGATCGCCGAGTGGGTGCAGGAACAGGAGCGGACGCAAGCATGA